A genomic region of Phocoena sinus isolate mPhoSin1 chromosome 18, mPhoSin1.pri, whole genome shotgun sequence contains the following coding sequences:
- the ZIC2 gene encoding zinc finger protein ZIC 2, producing the protein MLLDAGPQFPAIGVGSFARHHHHSAAAAAAAAAEMQDRELSLAAAQNGFVDSAAAHMGAFKLNPGAHELSPGQSSAFTSQGPGAYPGSAAAAAAAAALGPHAAHVGSYSGPPFNSTRDFLFRSRGFGESAPGGGQHGLFGPGAGGLHHAHSDAQGHLLFPGLPEQHGPHGSQNVLNGQMRLGLPGEVFGRSDQYRQVASPRTDPYSAAQLHNQYGPMNMNMGMNMAAAAAHHHHHHHHPGAFFRYMRQQCIKQELICKWIDPEQLSNPKKSCNKTFSTMHELVTHVSVEHVGGPEQSNHVCFWEECPREGKPFKAKYKLVNHIRVHTGEKPFPCPFPGCGKVFARSENLKIHKRTHTGEKPFQCEFEGCDRRFANSSDRKKHMHVHTSDKPYLCKMCDKSYTHPSSLRKHMKVHESSPQGSESSPAASSGYESSTPPGLVSPSAEPQSSSNLSPAAAAAAAAAAAAAAAVSAVHRGGGSGGGGAGGGSGGGGGGGGGGGGAGGGGGGGSGGGSGTAGGHSGLSSNFNEWYV; encoded by the exons ATGCTCCTGGACGCGGGGCCGCAGTTCCCGGCCATCGGGGTGGGCAGCTTCGCGCGCCACCATCACCACTCGGccgccgcggcggcggcggcggccgcggagATGCAGGACCGCGAACTGAGCCTGGCGGCGGCGCAGAACGGCTTCGTGGACTCGGCGGCCGCGCACATGGGCGCCTTCAAGCTCAACCCGGGCGCGCACGAGTTGTCCCCCGGCCAGAGCTCGGCATTCACGTCGCAGGGCCCCGGCGCCTACCCCGGCtccgccgcggccgccgccgccgccgccgctctcGGGCCCCATGCCGCGCATGTCGGCTCCTACTCTGGGCCGCCCTTCAACTCCACCCGGGACTTCCTGTTCCGCAGCCGCGGCTTCGGCGAGTCGGCGCCGGGCGGCGGGCAGCATGGGCTGTTCGGGCCGGGAGCTGGTGGCCTGCACCACGCACACTCGGACGCACAGGGCCACCTCCTCTTTCCTGGCCTCCCTGAGCAGCACGGGCCGCACGGCTCGCAGAATGTGCTCAACGGGCAGATGCGCCTCGGGCTGCCCGGCGAGGTGTTCGGGCGCTCGGATCAGTACCGCCAGGTGGCCAGCCCGCGGACCGACCCCTACTCGGCGGCGCAGCTCCACAACCAATACGGCCCCATGAATATGAACATGGGTATGAACATGGCAGCGGCCGCCgcccaccatcatcaccaccaccaccaccctggtgCCTTTTTCCGCTACATGCGGCAGCAGTGCATCAAGCAGGAGCTCATCTGCAAGTGGATCGACCCGGAGCAGCTGAGCAACCCCAAGAAGAGCTGCAACAAAACTTTCAGCACCATGCACGAGCTGGTGACCCACGTCTCCGTGGAGCACGTCGGCGGCCCGGAGCAGAGCAACCACGTCTGCTTCTGGGAAGAGTGTCCGCGCGAGGGCAAGCCCTTCAAGGCCAAATACAAACTGGTCAACCACATCCGCGTACACACCGGCGAGaagcccttcccctgccccttcccgGGCTGCGGCAAGGTCTTCGCGCGCTCCGAGAACCTCAAGATCCACAAAAGAACCCACACAG GGGAGAAGCCTTTCCAGTGTGAGTTCGAGGGCTGCGACCGGCGCTTCGCCAACAGCAGCGACAGGAAGAAGCATATGCACGTCCACACCTCCGATAAGCCCTATCTGTGCAAGATGTGCGACAAGTCCTACACGCACCCCAGCTCGCTGCGGAAACACATGAAG GTCCATGAGTCCTCCCCGCAGGGCTCCGAGTCCTCCCCTGCCGCCAGCTCCGGCTACGAGTCGTCCACGCCCCCGGGGCTGGTGTCCCCCAGCGCCGAGCCCCAGAGCAGCTCCAACCTCTCcccggcagcggcggcggcggcggcggcggcagcggcggcggcggcggcggtgtcCGCGGTGCATCGGGGCGGAGGctcgggcggcggcggcgcgggcggaGGCTCCggtggaggcggcggcggcggcgggggaggcggcggggcgggcgggggcggcggcggcggctctgGCGGGGGCAGCGGGACGGCCGGAGGCCACAGCGGCCTCTCCTCCAACTTCAATGAATGGTACGTGTGA
- the ZIC5 gene encoding zinc finger protein ZIC 5 — protein sequence MFLKAGRGKKVPPVRAYESDCVVLMETPLSKRNPPALRLADLATAQARPLQNMTGFPALASAAAHSQLRAAAAHLRPRDLGADPGVAITPLGPEHMAQASAFGLSPPSQALPAQPEAPAAAARAAASVSHPGACTYPGGGGSGSVQSSAPAPPPPAPPLPPSLSPPPPPLGLSGYTTTNSGGGGSSGKGHSRDFVLRRDLSATAPAAAMHGAPLGGEQRSGTGSPQHSAPPPHSAGMFISASGTYAGPDGSGGGGPALFPSLHDTPGRPGGHPHPLNGQMRLGLAAAAAAAAAELYGRGEPPFAPRSGDAHYGAVAAAAAAALHGYGAVNLNLNLAAAAAAAAAGPGPHLQHHAPPPAPPPPPAPAQHPHQHHPHLPGAAGAFLRYMRQPIKQELICKWIDPEELAGPPPPPPPAGGAKPCSKTFGTMHELVNHVTVEHVGGPEQSSHVCFWEDCPREGKPFKAKYKLINHIRVHTGEKPFPCPFPGCGKVFARSENLKIHKRTHTGEKPFKCEFDGCDRKFANSSDRKKHSHVHTSDKPYYCKIRGCDKSYTHPSSLRKHMKIHCKSPPPSPGALGYSSVGTPVGAPLSPVLDPTRSRSSTLSPQVTNLNEWYVCQPSGVPSHLHTPSSSGTTSESDDEEMYRNSEGVRTIH from the exons ATGTTTTTGAAGGCGGGCAGAGGGAAAAAAGTCCCCCCAGTGAGGGCCTATGAGTCTGACTGTGTAGTTCTGATGGAGACCCCTTTGAGCAAGAGGAACCCGCCAGCGCTGAGATTAGCGGATTTGGCAACAGCTCAGGCCAGGCCACTTCAGAATATGACAGGCTTCCCGGCGCTGGCCAGCGCGGCCGCCCACTCCCAACTCCGCGCCGCAGCCGCGCACCTCCGCCCTCGGGACCTGGGCGCTGACCCCGGCGTGGCCATCACTCCGCTCGGACCCGAGCACATGGCCCAGGCGAGCGCGTTCGGCCTCAGCCCTCCCTCCCAGGCGCTCCCGGCACAACCCGAGGCCCCAGCGGCCGCCGCCCGCGCTGCAGCCTCGGTCTCGCACCCGGGCGCCTGCACCTACCCTGGCGGCGGGGGCAGCGGTAGCGTGCAGTCCTCCgcgcccgcgcccccgcccccagcccctcctcttcctccctccctttcaccccctccccctcctcttggCCTCTCGGGCTACACCACCACCAAcagtggcggcggcggcagcagcggcaaAGGCCACAGCAGGGACTTCGTCCTCCGGAGGGACCTTTCCGCCACGGCCCCCGCGGCGGCCATGCACGGGGCCCCGCTCGGAGGGGAGCAGCGGTCCGGCACCGGCTCCCCCCAGCACTCGGCCCCGCCTCCCCACTCGGCCGGCATGTTCATCTCGGCCAGCGGCACCTACGCTGGCCCGGACGGCAGCGGCGGCGGGGGCCCGGCGCTCTTTCCCTCGCTGCACGACACGCCGGGACGCCCCGGCGGCCACCCGCACCCGCTCAACGGCCAGATGCGCCTGGGGCtggcggcagcggcggcagccGCGGCGGCTGAGCTGTACGGCCGCGGGGAGCCGCCCTTCGCGCCGCGCTCGGGGGATGCGCACTACGGTGCGGTGGCGGCCGCTGCAGCCGCCGCCCTGCATGGCTACGGAGCCGTGAACTTAAACCTGAACCtggcggcggcggctgctgccGCGGCGGCCGGACCCGGGCCCCACCTGCAACACCACGCGCCGCCCCCGGCGCCGCCACCGCCGCCCGCGCCCGCGCAGCACCCGCACCAgcaccacccccacctcccaggggCGGCCGGGGCCTTCCTGCGCTACATGCGGCAGCCAATCAAGCAGGAGCTCATCTGCAAGTGGATCGACCCCGAGGAGCTGGCCGGGCcaccgccgcccccgcccccggccggcGGCGCCAAGCCCTGCTCCAAAACTTTCGGCACCATGCACGAGCTGGTGAACCACGTCACGGTGGAGCACGTGGGCGGCCCCGAGCAAAGCAGCCACGTCTGCTTCTGGGAGGACTGTCCGCGCGAGGGCAAGCCCTTCAAGGCCAAATACAAGCTCATCAACCACATCCGCGTGCACACCGGCGAGAAGCCCTTTCCCTGCCCCTTCCCGGGCTGCGGCAAGGTCTTCGCGCGCTCCGAGAACCTCAAGATCCACAAGCGCACTCATACAG GGGAAAAGCCTTTCAAATGTGAATTTGATGGCTGTGACAGGAAGTTTGCCAACAGCAGTGACCGAAAAAAACATTCCCACGTCCACACCAGCGACAAGCCCTACTACTGCAAGATCCGAGGCTGTGACAAATCCTACACCCACCCGAGCTCGCTGAGGAAGCACATGAAGATTCACTGCAAGTCCCCACCACCCTCTCCAGGAGCCCTGGGCTACTCATCGGTGGGGACTCCAGTGGGTGCCCCCTTGTCCCCTGTGCTGGACCCAACCAGGAGTCGCTCGAGCACTCTGTCCCCTCAGGTGACCAACCTCAATGAGTGGTACGTTTGCCAGCCCAGTGGGGTCCCCAGTCAcctccacaccccttccagcaGTGGAACCACTTCTGAGTCTGACGACGAGGAGATGTACCGGAACTCTGAAGGCGTGCGGACCATACATTAG